The Desulfuromonas versatilis genome has a segment encoding these proteins:
- a CDS encoding glycosyltransferase — protein sequence MKAALEKYGYELQTDTYVWSKSNYQDISYSDGDEVEGRIYDIINNANDLGVFSVELRQHCTDWPSLYHLSRNRSNVLRPFVGLLKGARVLEVGAGCGAITRYLGECGANVLALEGSTRRASIARSRTRDLSNVDVIADRFDLFSCGEQFDVVTLIGVLEYANLFVPGEEPALSMLDKVKSLLKPKGRLILAIENQLGLKYFAGAPEDHLGEPMYGIEGRYNGQQPQTYGRRVLENLLAKAGFPMMEFMVPFPDYKFPQSIVTEAGFFCNDFDAAALAWQSVRRDPQLPPVLAFSPELVWEHLFDNGIALELGNSFVVLATEEGSEKFSSNNLGYHFSTNREDKYCTETQFVITDTGEIEVVKFPLSFDRINTVVGNNVVWSINEKTEYISGENLQKELLLIVAREGWRLEDVGAFLKKYLGILNSLPSEITGGVEIDSLDSKISGRCIDLIPQNLIKDCRGDWKVIDQEWVVSAEFPVGFLLFRALLSLLGSVSRFSKCSNCNFKSRVEFVAGAFKAVGFHFDSHLIEKYSEMEAVFQAEVHGGKFQQYIDWGQNLPIQYNNIQKALIEKEKSIDHLSLQVVGLEKSVSKLNKKLLEYESIINNLQETSRVLDSQLAEVVNSRSWKITFPLRRIANIFRRFRTIRIRSIYQEFPFLVRVRSFRGNIFQKISKALESLAYSSQNKLSHNAIVENRDVVIPFCSNIDEYPSIDLTIVTYNSEKWIDSFFPSIANQSYDNGKISLIFVDNGSSDGTLEQLEKLRAKHIDQFQNIIILRQGNVGYGTGHHRAICQGSSAFFIISNIDLEFSPESIKNIVEFALNDEDDVASWEFRQVPYEHPKHYDPVTLETTWQSHACVLMRRSAYFQVGGYDKKIFMYGEDVELSYRFRFFGYKLRYCPSAFVYHYSYEDGCSGAGVLLKPLQFIGSTYANAAIRIRYGNLKDKLTGFIGLAWLALRPEEPFPGAKKSTFSNLYRLLKNTPHFLQGKGPCKAYYPFRFFDYENTRDGATYRVSPVLCGPKVSIITRTFECEGRDVFLRQAARCVANQTYGNIEWIVVQDGGDSVAPLIEKLQDQLPTVSIKFIPCPKNGRSFAGNKGLEVASGDYCMFLDDDDLLYADHVETLISCLLKNPHASAAYSLAFEVQTNIHGRSYEEVSYSSPSVFNQEWNYSVLKDHNFIPIQSILFNKNIYLERGGFDLSLEQLEDWNLWLRYGYRNSFVFVQKTTSLFRTPADARKRLERHLDLHRAYHESLNRALSSIGEY from the coding sequence ATGAAGGCGGCCCTTGAGAAGTATGGATACGAACTTCAAACAGATACTTATGTTTGGTCGAAGTCAAATTATCAAGATATTTCTTATAGCGATGGGGATGAAGTAGAGGGACGTATTTATGATATTATAAATAACGCAAATGATCTCGGTGTTTTTTCAGTTGAATTGCGCCAACACTGCACTGATTGGCCATCCCTTTACCACCTTAGTCGCAATCGGTCTAATGTGCTTAGGCCGTTTGTGGGCCTTTTGAAGGGTGCAAGGGTTTTAGAGGTTGGTGCAGGCTGTGGCGCAATTACAAGATATCTGGGGGAATGCGGTGCTAATGTATTGGCGTTGGAGGGGTCGACTCGGCGGGCTTCTATTGCAAGGTCTCGCACTAGGGACTTAAGTAATGTGGATGTAATTGCTGATCGGTTCGACCTTTTTAGTTGTGGAGAACAATTCGATGTTGTCACCCTGATTGGTGTGTTGGAATATGCCAATCTGTTTGTGCCAGGTGAAGAGCCCGCTCTCTCGATGCTGGATAAAGTCAAAAGCCTCCTTAAGCCTAAAGGGCGGCTGATCTTGGCGATAGAAAATCAATTGGGTTTAAAATACTTTGCTGGTGCTCCAGAAGACCACCTGGGAGAACCCATGTATGGAATTGAGGGCCGTTACAATGGCCAGCAACCCCAAACATATGGCCGTCGGGTGCTCGAAAATTTGTTGGCAAAAGCCGGTTTCCCAATGATGGAATTCATGGTCCCGTTCCCCGATTATAAATTCCCTCAGTCAATTGTTACTGAAGCCGGATTCTTCTGTAATGACTTTGATGCAGCTGCCCTTGCCTGGCAAAGCGTAAGACGTGACCCCCAACTGCCCCCTGTTCTTGCATTTTCCCCGGAATTGGTTTGGGAGCATCTTTTTGATAATGGAATTGCACTCGAGTTAGGGAACTCGTTTGTTGTTTTGGCAACTGAGGAAGGTTCAGAAAAATTTTCATCAAATAATTTAGGGTACCACTTTAGTACTAATCGGGAAGATAAATATTGTACAGAAACGCAATTCGTTATTACCGACACCGGGGAGATTGAAGTTGTTAAATTTCCCCTTTCATTTGATAGGATCAATACAGTTGTTGGAAATAATGTAGTCTGGAGCATAAATGAAAAAACGGAATACATTAGTGGTGAGAACTTGCAAAAAGAGTTACTTTTAATTGTTGCCAGAGAGGGATGGCGACTTGAGGATGTTGGAGCATTTTTAAAAAAATATTTGGGGATTCTTAACTCATTGCCTTCAGAAATTACTGGAGGAGTGGAAATTGATTCACTGGATTCAAAAATTTCTGGTCGATGTATTGATTTAATTCCTCAAAATCTTATTAAGGATTGCAGAGGTGACTGGAAAGTAATAGACCAGGAATGGGTGGTGAGTGCTGAATTCCCAGTAGGATTTTTGTTGTTTAGGGCTCTATTGTCCTTGTTGGGTTCGGTGAGCCGGTTCTCGAAATGTTCTAATTGCAATTTTAAATCAAGGGTCGAATTCGTTGCAGGGGCATTCAAGGCTGTCGGCTTTCATTTTGATAGTCACTTGATAGAGAAGTACTCTGAGATGGAAGCAGTGTTTCAAGCAGAAGTTCATGGGGGCAAGTTCCAACAGTATATTGATTGGGGTCAAAATTTGCCGATTCAATACAATAACATTCAAAAAGCATTGATAGAAAAGGAAAAAAGCATTGATCACCTAAGTCTACAGGTGGTCGGGTTGGAAAAGAGTGTGTCTAAACTCAATAAAAAATTGCTTGAGTATGAGTCAATTATCAACAATCTCCAGGAGACCTCCAGAGTCCTAGATTCTCAGTTGGCGGAAGTTGTTAATTCGAGGTCTTGGAAGATAACATTTCCGCTTAGGAGAATAGCAAATATTTTTCGTCGGTTTAGAACAATTCGCATCAGATCGATCTATCAAGAGTTCCCTTTTCTTGTCCGGGTAAGATCTTTTAGGGGAAATATCTTTCAGAAAATTTCAAAAGCACTTGAGAGTCTTGCCTATTCATCTCAAAACAAATTGTCCCATAATGCAATCGTTGAAAATAGAGACGTCGTTATCCCTTTTTGTAGTAATATAGACGAATATCCTTCGATTGATCTGACTATAGTAACCTATAATAGCGAAAAATGGATTGATTCATTTTTTCCATCAATTGCAAACCAGTCTTATGACAATGGAAAGATAAGTCTAATTTTTGTTGATAATGGGTCAAGTGACGGAACTTTAGAACAGCTAGAGAAATTAAGGGCCAAACATATAGATCAATTTCAAAATATAATTATTCTTAGGCAGGGCAATGTTGGATACGGAACTGGACATCACAGGGCTATCTGTCAAGGAAGTAGTGCCTTTTTTATAATAAGTAATATTGATTTGGAATTTTCCCCAGAATCCATAAAGAATATAGTGGAATTTGCTCTAAATGATGAAGACGATGTTGCCTCATGGGAATTTAGACAGGTCCCTTATGAGCATCCAAAACATTATGATCCAGTTACTTTAGAAACAACATGGCAATCTCATGCATGCGTTTTGATGAGGCGGTCTGCCTATTTTCAGGTGGGGGGCTATGACAAAAAAATATTCATGTATGGCGAAGATGTCGAGTTGTCGTATCGTTTTCGTTTTTTTGGGTATAAATTACGTTATTGTCCGAGTGCTTTCGTTTATCATTACAGTTATGAGGATGGTTGTAGTGGGGCAGGGGTATTGTTGAAGCCGCTTCAATTTATTGGAAGCACCTATGCCAATGCGGCCATTCGAATTAGATATGGGAACCTGAAAGACAAACTTACCGGTTTTATCGGGCTGGCCTGGCTTGCCTTAAGGCCTGAGGAGCCTTTCCCGGGGGCAAAGAAATCCACCTTTTCTAACCTATATAGGTTGTTAAAAAACACACCACATTTCCTTCAAGGTAAGGGCCCTTGCAAAGCTTATTACCCTTTTAGGTTTTTTGATTATGAGAATACGCGAGATGGTGCGACGTATCGAGTGTCTCCGGTTCTTTGTGGCCCTAAAGTTTCTATAATAACGAGAACATTTGAATGCGAAGGGAGGGATGTGTTTTTGAGACAAGCTGCACGATGTGTAGCCAATCAAACCTATGGAAATATTGAATGGATTGTTGTTCAGGATGGCGGGGACTCGGTGGCTCCTTTGATCGAGAAGTTACAAGACCAGCTTCCAACTGTATCTATTAAATTTATCCCCTGTCCAAAAAATGGTCGGTCTTTCGCAGGCAACAAGGGCCTTGAGGTAGCCTCAGGCGACTATTGTATGTTTTTAGATGATGACGATCTTCTTTATGCAGATCATGTAGAAACTTTGATTAGTTGTCTGCTAAAAAATCCTCATGCCTCAGCAGCGTACTCCCTGGCGTTTGAAGTTCAAACAAATATCCATGGCAGGTCTTATGAGGAGGTATCGTACAGTAGTCCAAGTGTTTTTAATCAGGAGTGGAAT
- a CDS encoding ABC transporter ATP-binding protein gives MSSDIAISVEGISKCYQIYDSPRDRLKQMLARGRRSYFKEFWALRDVSFTVERGETVGIVGRNGSGKSTLLQLICGTLNPTSGNISTRGRIAALLELGSGFNPEFTGRENVYLNASLLGLTNEEIDGRFKDIVEFADIGDFIDQPVKTYSSGMMVRLAFAVQAQVEPDILIVDEALAVGDAKFQAKCFDRLKKLKDNGTSILLVTHSSEQIVTHCSKALLLEKGEVVEGGEPRGVVNRYMDILFGKDKIPMHENQVVGSGAGPEGVKKSGIVLSLEKDIFSTRPGYNQHEYRWGDGAVKILDFYLLADGELYPSAISTGQKIVLGVSFKILNKIIRPILGITVKTLEGVTVYGANSETLGVESFNRLGQEGQTVFVEASFVCRLAPGDYFISLGVATASGDMVTPHDRRYDAIHFQVRPNHKVFGIIDLNLKLEIKETVS, from the coding sequence ATGTCCTCTGATATTGCGATAAGTGTGGAAGGCATAAGTAAATGCTATCAAATATATGACAGTCCTCGTGATCGTTTAAAGCAGATGTTGGCTCGCGGGCGTAGGAGTTATTTTAAAGAATTTTGGGCGCTTCGAGATGTTTCATTTACTGTTGAGAGGGGAGAAACTGTAGGCATTGTAGGGCGGAATGGGAGCGGGAAGTCTACTCTGCTGCAGTTGATCTGTGGTACTCTCAATCCTACCTCTGGAAACATATCAACCCGAGGGCGGATTGCTGCCTTGCTTGAGTTGGGGTCAGGGTTTAATCCTGAATTTACCGGCCGTGAAAATGTTTACCTGAATGCCTCGCTTCTAGGGTTAACTAATGAGGAAATTGATGGTCGATTCAAGGATATTGTTGAATTTGCCGACATCGGCGATTTCATAGATCAACCTGTAAAAACATATTCTAGTGGGATGATGGTGCGACTTGCTTTTGCTGTTCAGGCACAGGTAGAACCGGATATTTTGATTGTCGATGAGGCCTTGGCTGTTGGTGATGCAAAATTTCAAGCCAAGTGCTTCGATAGACTGAAAAAGCTTAAAGATAACGGAACAAGTATTTTATTGGTTACCCATTCAAGTGAGCAAATCGTTACTCATTGTTCTAAAGCACTACTCCTCGAGAAGGGGGAGGTTGTTGAGGGTGGGGAGCCAAGGGGTGTCGTCAACCGTTATATGGATATTTTGTTTGGAAAAGACAAAATTCCAATGCATGAAAATCAAGTGGTCGGGTCTGGAGCCGGACCTGAAGGGGTGAAAAAGTCTGGAATTGTGCTGAGCCTTGAAAAGGACATATTTTCTACTCGTCCTGGGTACAATCAGCATGAATATAGATGGGGTGATGGTGCAGTTAAAATATTGGACTTTTATCTACTTGCCGATGGTGAATTATATCCTTCTGCTATTTCAACAGGGCAAAAGATTGTCCTGGGTGTCTCATTTAAAATATTAAATAAAATAATACGTCCTATTCTAGGAATCACTGTCAAAACCTTGGAAGGAGTTACGGTATATGGGGCAAATTCCGAAACTCTAGGTGTGGAAAGTTTTAATAGGCTCGGTCAGGAAGGACAAACCGTTTTTGTCGAAGCTTCTTTTGTTTGTCGCTTGGCACCTGGTGATTACTTTATTTCATTGGGCGTTGCAACTGCCAGTGGTGATATGGTAACGCCGCATGATCGTAGATATGACGCTATACACTTTCAGGTAAGGCCGAATCACAAGGTTTTCGGAATAATTGATTTGAATCTAAAATTGGAAATAAAGGAAACTGTATCATGA
- a CDS encoding ABC transporter permease, translating to MALCKSLWWNRQLIFQMTKREVIGRYRGSVMGLLWSFFNPVLMLAVYTFVFSVVFKARWGASGSGSKTEFALVLFSGLIVFNFFSECINRAPGLILNNGNFVKKVVFPLEILPVITIGSALFHFFISFIVWVIFYLVFFGAPPITILFLPLELLPLVFLTTGLCWFLASLGVYLRDVTQVVSVLTTVLMFLSPIFYPLSSLPEKYHIFLFLNPLTHIIEVIRNAMFWGQLINPRIWLFSVVLSGLVAWLGFAWFQKTRKGFADVL from the coding sequence ATGGCTCTATGTAAAAGCCTGTGGTGGAATCGACAGTTGATATTTCAAATGACTAAACGTGAGGTGATTGGTCGTTATCGCGGTTCAGTCATGGGGTTGCTTTGGTCGTTTTTTAACCCTGTGCTTATGCTTGCTGTCTATACGTTTGTTTTTAGTGTTGTTTTCAAGGCACGGTGGGGGGCTTCCGGGTCTGGTTCAAAGACCGAGTTTGCGCTGGTTCTTTTCTCAGGGCTTATAGTTTTTAATTTTTTCTCAGAATGCATCAATCGAGCACCTGGGTTGATTTTGAATAATGGAAATTTTGTTAAAAAAGTTGTTTTCCCCTTGGAAATTCTTCCAGTAATTACTATTGGGTCAGCACTTTTCCATTTTTTTATTAGTTTTATCGTCTGGGTGATTTTTTATTTGGTTTTTTTTGGTGCTCCGCCAATAACCATTCTTTTTCTTCCTTTGGAGTTGCTCCCTTTGGTTTTTCTGACTACCGGTCTTTGCTGGTTTTTGGCATCTTTGGGTGTTTATCTAAGAGATGTTACTCAAGTTGTTTCTGTTTTGACTACAGTTCTGATGTTTTTATCACCCATTTTCTACCCATTGAGTTCTCTACCCGAAAAATATCATATTTTTCTTTTTCTAAACCCTTTGACCCATATCATTGAAGTGATTAGAAACGCTATGTTCTGGGGGCAACTCATAAATCCGAGAATTTGGTTATTTTCTGTCGTCCTATCGGGTTTGGTAGCCTGGCTTGGATTCGCCTGGTTTCAGAAGACAAGAAAGGGTTTTGCGGATGTCCTCTGA
- the gmhB gene encoding D-glycero-beta-D-manno-heptose 1,7-bisphosphate 7-phosphatase, translating to MKPLTPHPSLLTKTARRAVFLDRDGTINVEKDYLYKIEDFEFIPGVPEAIKKLKEAGFLVIVVTNQSGVARGFYSLEDVEVLHRHIQDELAKIGTSIDAFYVCPHHPTEGFGEFRRKCNCRKGKPGMLLEAAREHEIDLVASFMVGDKIADIEAGKAAGCAQILVLTGYGHIEIDRMELQKVQIADTLAHAAARIVEKEKVNG from the coding sequence ATGAAACCCCTCACCCCTCACCCCTCACTCCTCACAAAGACCGCCCGCAGGGCAGTCTTCCTCGACCGGGATGGCACAATTAACGTTGAGAAAGACTATCTGTACAAAATAGAAGATTTTGAGTTCATTCCTGGAGTTCCGGAGGCAATTAAAAAGCTCAAGGAAGCCGGCTTTTTGGTGATTGTGGTCACCAACCAGTCCGGCGTCGCCCGGGGGTTTTATTCCCTCGAGGATGTCGAGGTCTTGCACCGACACATACAGGACGAATTAGCGAAAATTGGTACTTCAATCGACGCCTTCTATGTCTGCCCCCATCACCCTACAGAGGGTTTTGGTGAGTTTCGCAGAAAGTGCAATTGCCGGAAGGGTAAGCCTGGGATGCTTTTGGAGGCTGCTCGGGAGCATGAGATTGACCTTGTAGCTTCTTTCATGGTAGGGGACAAAATCGCGGATATTGAGGCGGGCAAGGCAGCGGGGTGCGCCCAAATCTTAGTGCTGACGGGTTATGGGCATATCGAAATTGACCGGATGGAACTGCAAAAAGTGCAGATTGCCGATACCTTGGCACATGCGGCGGCAAGAATTGTTGAGAAAGAAAAAGTGAATGGATAA
- a CDS encoding four helix bundle protein, which translates to MRRKHHNLKLWQDSRALVKEVYEATGDFPREEIYGLTGQMRRAAVSIPSKIAEGAGRNGVREFIQFLSIARGSLSELETQVVLAQDLGYLDETSSLLERIGSVFSLAGGLLTSLQKRFSE; encoded by the coding sequence GTGAGGCGAAAGCACCATAATCTCAAACTTTGGCAAGATTCCAGGGCTCTGGTTAAGGAAGTTTACGAGGCAACAGGCGATTTCCCCCGCGAAGAGATCTACGGTTTGACTGGCCAGATGCGCAGGGCTGCGGTTTCCATACCTAGTAAAATTGCCGAAGGAGCTGGGCGTAATGGTGTGCGGGAATTTATTCAGTTTCTGTCGATCGCCAGGGGATCATTGAGTGAACTCGAAACTCAAGTTGTCCTCGCACAAGATTTGGGATACCTCGATGAAACCAGTAGCTTGCTTGAGCGCATTGGTTCCGTTTTCTCCCTTGCCGGGGGCTTGCTAACCTCGCTTCAAAAAAGGTTTTCCGAATGA
- the hldE gene encoding bifunctional D-glycero-beta-D-manno-heptose-7-phosphate kinase/D-glycero-beta-D-manno-heptose 1-phosphate adenylyltransferase HldE has translation MDRIKVENFLNRLCRIRALVVGDLMLDEYLWGKTERISPEAPVQVVDVAREDLRLGGAGNVLNNLVTLGCQVEVASALGEDEDGRHLRRLLEAKEIATGGVFLSPGRTTSRKTRVLASNQQMLRIDRESRDPIDPALEQRLADYVRSAAGRCQVILVSDYLKGVLTEGLLKAIFEAGKTHGIPVVVDPKGADYRKYAGATLLTPNRKEAQAASGIAISDEASLVRAGRKLQQTLDLEALVLTRSEEGMSLFLRSGEEIHLPTEAREVFDVSGAGDTVLSLIGVGLAAGLSLDDAARVSNIGAGIVVAKVGTSTVAPAEILEVVGRQHPDTDLKIKDRQVLKGVLERERDAGKKIVFTNGCFDLLHVGHVKYLQHARRLGDLLVLGLNSDDSIQRLKGPKRPLIGQEERAHVLAALKCIDYVVIFDEDTPLQLIEALRPDILVKGGDYTPEGVVGKDLVESYGGKVELIQFVDGKSTTNIIERILEQYRDA, from the coding sequence ATGGATCGTATAAAAGTCGAAAATTTTCTTAACCGTCTCTGCCGGATCCGCGCCCTGGTCGTGGGCGACCTGATGCTGGATGAGTATCTCTGGGGAAAGACCGAAAGGATTTCCCCCGAAGCGCCGGTGCAGGTGGTGGATGTCGCCCGCGAGGACCTGCGCCTGGGCGGCGCCGGCAACGTGCTCAACAATCTGGTGACCCTCGGTTGCCAGGTGGAGGTGGCCAGCGCCCTCGGCGAGGACGAGGACGGCCGGCATTTGCGCCGGCTTCTCGAGGCCAAGGAGATCGCCACCGGCGGTGTTTTTCTTTCGCCCGGGCGGACCACCAGCCGCAAGACCCGGGTTCTGGCCAGCAACCAGCAGATGCTGCGCATCGACCGGGAGAGCCGCGACCCCATCGACCCCGCTCTCGAGCAGAGACTGGCCGACTACGTCAGGTCGGCGGCCGGGCGCTGTCAGGTCATCCTGGTCTCCGACTACCTCAAGGGGGTTCTGACCGAAGGTCTGCTCAAGGCGATCTTCGAGGCGGGCAAGACGCACGGCATTCCCGTGGTGGTTGACCCCAAGGGGGCCGATTACCGCAAATACGCCGGCGCGACCCTGCTCACCCCCAACCGCAAAGAGGCCCAGGCCGCCTCGGGGATTGCCATTTCCGATGAGGCCTCCCTGGTCCGGGCCGGCCGCAAGCTGCAGCAGACCCTGGACCTGGAGGCCCTGGTTCTGACCCGCAGCGAGGAGGGGATGAGCCTTTTCCTGCGCAGTGGCGAAGAGATTCACCTGCCCACCGAGGCGCGGGAGGTCTTCGACGTTTCGGGGGCGGGCGACACCGTGCTTTCGCTCATCGGCGTCGGCCTTGCGGCCGGACTGTCGCTGGACGATGCGGCCAGGGTGTCCAATATCGGTGCCGGCATCGTCGTCGCCAAGGTCGGCACCTCCACCGTGGCGCCGGCCGAAATCCTCGAGGTGGTGGGGCGCCAGCACCCCGACACCGACCTCAAGATCAAGGACCGCCAGGTTCTCAAGGGCGTTCTCGAGCGTGAGCGGGATGCCGGGAAAAAAATCGTCTTCACCAACGGCTGCTTCGACCTGCTGCACGTGGGCCACGTCAAGTACCTGCAGCACGCGCGGCGCCTCGGCGATCTGCTGGTGCTGGGACTCAATTCCGACGACTCGATCCAGCGCCTCAAGGGCCCCAAGCGGCCCCTCATCGGCCAGGAAGAGCGGGCCCATGTTTTGGCCGCTCTTAAATGCATAGATTACGTCGTGATTTTCGACGAGGACACCCCTCTGCAGCTTATCGAGGCCCTGCGGCCGGATATTCTGGTAAAGGGAGGAGACTACACGCCTGAAGGTGTGGTGGGTAAGGACCTGGTTGAAAGCTATGGCGGAAAGGTGGAGTTGATCCAATTTGTGGATGGCAAGTCCACGACCAATATCATCGAGAGGATTCTCGAGCAATATCGTGATGCGTGA